The Ictidomys tridecemlineatus isolate mIctTri1 chromosome 1, mIctTri1.hap1, whole genome shotgun sequence DNA window CACCAGGCACTCTTCCAAACATCTTACAAGTACTGTTGCATCAAATCACAACAGCAACTCTGAGAGGTTGTTTTTGCCATCATTCTCgttttcagaagagaaaaaaggttgggaaAGGTTCAGTAATTTGCCCAGGTCATACACATACCTGTCACATCAGGGATCcaaacccaggcagtctggctgCAGAGTCCAAGTTCTTCACCACTACATAGGCTTGGCCATGGCTGTCCTGTTCTGAGGGCTGCTGGTTCATCAACAAATATGTaaactgagcatggtggcacacgcctgtaattctagcacttggcaggctgaggcaagaggattgcaagttcaaagacagcctcagcaacttggcaaggccctaagcaacttagactctgtctcaaaataaaaaagggctcagtggttaaatgctcctggaCTCAGTCCTTGGTTCCCTCTGCCCCCCAAAATAATCTATTAAGCGTCTGCTGTATGCCAGTCACTGTGCTGGCTCTGGGTACACAGCAATGAGCAAGTTAGACCAGGTCCTTGCTGACACAAAAATGACATTCTGATGtcaaataaacacattaaaaagtgaggtgatgggctggggatgtggctcaagcggtagcgcgctcgcctggcatgtgtgcggcccgggttccatcctcagcaccacatacaaagatgttgtgtcccctgaaaacttaaaaataaataaataaaaattaaaaaaaaaagtgaggtgattttcaattaaataattatcagtcaatataatagaaatataatatataatatatataatatataatagaaaGCAACTTTTATGATAGTAACGAGGGATTCACTGTGTGCCaagttctttacatttttaaattcagttttctatCAACCCATTGGGGTGGGCATTATTatttagcccttttttttttttttaagatagagtgagagaggagagagagagagaatttttaatatttattttttagttttcggcggacacaacatcttcgttggtatgtggtgctgaggatcgaacccgggtcgcacgcatgccaggcgagcgcgctaccgcttgagccacatccccagccctttagcccattttttttaaaaaaatatttttttagttttagatggacacaatacctttatttttacatggtgctgaggatcgaacccagggcctcacatgtgcaaggcgcatgctataccactgagccatagccccagccccaagcccaTTTTATGATGAAGAAGGTTGGGTATAAATTAGTGCTGCTGGGCTTGGGACAAAGGCCAGGCACAGAGAGGCTGACTAAcctgcctaaggtcacacagggGAAGTAGAGTTGCTGGCAAAGGGGCGAGCAAGTGCAAAGGCAGGGAATAGTCACAGGAGACAGTATGCAGTTGTTTGAAACTATTGAGGTGTCCTGATGTGAGAGGTCTGTGTCCTTGGTACTCAGAGGGGCAGCAGAGACAGTGGGCAGATGTGGCTGGGTACATGACTGGTGTATTTATGCATAGGAAGCTAATGGCCCCGCTGATGGCTACGCTGCAATAGCCCAAGTTGACAGGCTGACTCAGGAGCCCGAGAGCATACGCAAATGGAGAGAGGAGCAGAAGAAACGGCTGCAAGAGCTAGGTAAAGGCAGGGTTGACTGGGAGCTGAGTTCTGGCTGCCTTGGTGCTGGAACATGGTGTGGGGGGGAAGTCATGGGATTGGTGGAGGCCCACACTGCTTTAATGTGGGATCTGGGTGAGGGTGGGCCCTGCCAAGGTCCAAGGGGAGGGGCAGCCTGGGCCGTAGGGCACTGGAAAGATGCCACTTTTTCTCTTGTTGGGTTCACAGATGCTGCCTCTAAGGTGACAGAACAGGAGTGGCGGGAGAAGGCCAAAAGGGACCTGGAAGAGTGGAACCAGCGCCAGAGTGAACAAGTTGAGAAGAACAAGATCAATAACAGGTGAGAGGAGCCTAGGAACATGGAGGAGCTCTCGGGATATAAGAGGAGCTATGGGCATATGAGGGGAGATATGGGGACACAAGGGGGGGCAAAGAGACAGCGGAGAGCCGTGGGGAAATGAGAGGAACTACGGAAACATGAGCATGGGGATTGAGGTAAGCTGTGGGGACAGTGAGGGGAGCCGTATATGATGTCAGAGACAGTCTTGAGATGGGTGATTTGGTGGCAAGAACATGCAGGGAGGAGGATGATGCGCCCAGGGTGCTTCCTTGGTTGCCTGTGGAGTTGAGAATCCTTCAGAGACCTCCCCACCTTTCCATGACAGAGAGGACACAGGTCTGTCAGTCAGCAGATCTCCAAGGGCCCTGGAGCCAGACTGTCCAGGAGCCAAGCTGCCAACTGCTAGCCCTGGGCCCTCCACAGCCAGGGTTAGGTCAGAGAGCACAGGCCTGGCTGAGAGTGAAGAACCAACCTGGGTATAGGATTCTGACTGTTATAGCACTGCTCCCTAGAATGACTAAAGGATAAAAGGAAATTAATGGCCTGTAATACTGAAAAGGCCAGTGGGAGGACTGTAGGCACAATATCATCCATGAAGTCAATGGGTACATACCTTTACTGTAGCTCAGCTCTGCTTTCCTCCATGTTGGGCACACAGCCCTCCAGTGGGGGGCAAAGATGGCCAGGTTCTAACCTGTTCTCTTGGCAACCTCCATGAGAAGAACATCAGGTGGCTAACAGCTTCAGCTGAGGTCTTTGACCTGACTCTCATTGGTCTCTTTTAGATCATGtgtctgtgccaggccctgtgacTGTAGCCAAGAGGAGGGATATGCTTATGCCGTCCGGCATGGGTGAAAGTCCCATTCCTTGGGCTCTGCATTAGGGTCAGTTCCATACAAACCCCAGGGCCTGCTATTGGAATAGCCTGATCCCACAGAGGACAGACAGGCAAAGATAGCAGTTGTCCACCAAAGAACACCTGTGCGGAAATGGTCTCAGACTGGCTGCTGTCCATGAAGACTGCCTTTGAGGTTGTTCACTTCAAGGTACAAGACCTTCCAAGAAGGGAAAGACACATTCGAGGAAGCTGCCACCTTGTGTTCAGAAAACTGCAGCATGCCAGGGTCCAGATGAGGAGGAGCTTCCGGCAGGAAGGGTGCCCTGTCCGGCCTCTGTGGGATCAGGCTGTTCAACGGCAGCCCCTGTGGTTTGTATGGGACTGACCCTAATGCAGAGGTCAAAGAATGGGACTTTCACCCATGCCGGATAGCATAAGCGCATCCCTCCTCCTGGCTACAGTCACATGGCCTGGCATAGACACAGAATCCAAAACGGACCAATGAGAGTCAGGTCAAAGACTTCAGCTGAAGCTGTTGGCCACCCGATGTCCTTCTCATGGAGGTTGCCAAGAGAACAGGTTAGAAGCTGATCTATGTCCTCAAAGAGCTCAGAGGAGAGAACCATGCAGGTACAGCTGAACTTGAATACCATGAGGCCCTCTGCCCAAGTCATACAAGGGAAGCCAGGAACAGGCTGGGGAAGAATTCTTGTGCCTGGAGACTTGGGCTCTGGAGGACAACTAAGAGTTCATCAGGAATAAAAGGGCAGGGTGTAGGGAAGGGGATTCTACACCTGGGAACAGCCTGGCAGGAAAGAAAAGATGAGGCATGTTGGGTCACCAGGGGGTCAGGGAGTGTTGGAAAAGATGGCAAGTGGACAGATGGGGGAGTCCCACTGGGAGGGCTTTGGGCACAGATGTGGGCAATGGGGAGTCACTGAAGATTTTTGAACAGGAGAGTAATATGATCAGGCTGAGCTTCAGAAAAAGCACTGTGGCCAGGGTGGAGGATCCCCTCTAGGGCTATGCTGCGCCTTCAAACTGTGCTTCCTAACACACTTCCCATGGGAGGTACTaatgctctctctttctctttaaccCTCTACCTGCCTGTCTGGCCTTCTCCACCTAACATCTTCTCCTAACATTTCCCTCAAGGATCGCTGACAAAGCATTCTACCAGCAGCCAGATGCTGATATCATCGGCTATGTGTACGTGTCTCCTTTGCTTCTCTGCTGGGAGGGATCTTGAGAGGGACCCAGGTGGGCGTGTGGCTGGCACAAGACTTCTGGAATCTTTTGCTTGTGGGATATAAATCAATGTGGTTGGGCTTAGGGCAATGATCAGAGCAGGAAGCTAACCCTCACTTCGGTCTCTCCAGCAAACTGGAGGTTGCTTTGCCAAATCAGAGAGCCCTACAGGGGAGGGCAGAGAAAAGAATGTGCCATGTAGGAGGGGCAAAGGGCAAAGCAGCCCTGGTTTCTTCTCTCTGAGATGCCTCTttgggtgggtaggtgggtgggttgAAGGGGTCTTTTGttgaacaaaacaaacacaaggTACTGAAGGCAAAAGAATAAGAGATGCTTTTATGTGTATACCCATCCCTGCCCTCTACCCCCAATCCACTGACTTTGGTCATGAGCCCCACCCACACCACCAGGGTCCCCTATCATGTGGTTCTGGGCTTGGTGTCTAGCTAGTATTGAGACTAATGTAGACATGGAAAACAGGCTTCCTCTCATGCCAGTCTCAGTTGATTGGTTGTGACGGGTTGGAGGGTGGTGTTTGCGATTCTGAAACCAAGGACAAAAATGCAGTGATTCAACTGAGTGTTGTCTGACACATGTGAGTGTGCCAAGTACTTGCTGTTCTTGCTGGAGCCACTCCTTGCTCTGGGTGTGCCATGGCCTTTTCTGATGCTGCCTGGGCTAAGCCTTTGCTCATAAATCGCAGGTTCCAGCAGGGCAGCAGCTTGCCTTCTTCCTTCTATCCCCTCTTCCATCTGTCCTGTGCTCACTGATACTTACCCTATGCCAGTGTCTGGTCTAATAGAaacaggggggctggggttgtggctccgtggtagagcccttacctcacatgtatgaggcactgggtttcagcttcagcaccacataaaaataaataaaggtattatatccatctaaaactaaaaatatatattaaaaaatagaaataggtcACACATAGTCTGTCTCCCAAGTTGCTCATGGACTGGAGAACGCTGTGATAACAGCCATGTGTGGAAGGACACAGGAAGCTCTGGGAGCTACCCTCTGCTGGGAAAGCCAGGACAGGCTTCAGAGATTTGTGACCTTCAGCTGGATCTGAAAGTACAAGAAAGAATTcactgggtggggaggggaagggcagggCATTCTAGGTGAGAATTAGCTGGGGCAAAGGCCTAGAGAAAGGAACTACCTAGCTGCCTGCAGTGGCTGCAGTATTGCTGGGGCTGCTCTGTGGCAATCATTGGGGGCTGCGGCTGGGTATTGCAAAGCGCCTGTTATGCTAGGCTAAGAAGCTTCAACTTGATCCCGAAAGCAGTAGGGATCCATGAGAGGTTTTCAGCAGGGGAAGAGGATGTCTCATAGGCTCTGGTGCTATGGAATTCCACAGGGACTCGGTGCTCCTGTTCAGCCCAAAAACATGGCCCAGAGAGCATGCAAGAGGATCCCAAagagagaagaagctttttagacTTGCATGTGCCTTTGAATTACCAGGGGATCttgaaaaatgcagattctgattcaggaaGACCAAGATAAGGCTCAAGATTCCGTATTTCTAATAATCTCCATGGTGACATTGATGCCCCTGGACCATGAGCCACACTTTGAGCACAGAGAACACAAGGAATCTCTTCTTTcccccatattttattttattttattttattttattttttattttttttgagagaaattttaatatttattttttagttctcggcagacacaacatctttgttggtatgtggtgctggggatcgaacccgggcctctcgcatgccagacgagcacgctaccgcctgagccacatccccagccctcccccataTTTtaatagtagatggacacaatacctttattttatttatttatttttatgtggtgctgagagtagaacccagtgcctcacacatgctaaagcaagcactctaccactgagccacaaccccagccacagaAGGAAATCTCTTGATCCTGAAGGGGGGCAGCTCCTGGGATAGCTCCTCTCATCATCAGACTCTACACAGCACACACCAGCCATCTTACTGGATTGTCAGCCAGGAACCAGATCAGCAGGGTGGAAGCTAGGAGCCTAGAGATAGAGAgggtttcaaggaaaaaaaaaggagctctCCAGAAAGGATTCTTGCAGGCCAAAAAGGTCACAGATCCAGctctctccacttttttttttttttaaatgtcactcATGTTTAGATTTTATCCCTCAGCTATATTTACTGTTTGTTTCTCTATTGTCccttactgctttttttttttttttttgtggtgctgaggaccaaacccaggacctcacacattctCTCacctaggcaagtgttttaccactgaaccacatccccggccttatttgtattttatttagagacagggtctcactgagttgcttaccgccttgctttgctgaggctggctttgaatttgcagtcctcctgtctcagcctcccaagccactgggattacaggcatgtgccactgcaccccagCCTGATCAGCAGCTTTTTAAACTACCAAGAACTTCTGAAGAAGGGACCAATTCAGTTTGCATCCTAATGTGATTCCAACCAAAAGTAAGAATGCCAATCCCCAGGTGTGGCTCCACAGAGTTGATGATCCTTTCGGGCTAAAAAGGGTCTCTATTCACACTACCCTTTTCTGGAGAACACTCATAAAGCAATGCTGAGCCACATTTCAGTGAGGTGGATGGGTAGTCAACGTCTTCCCTAGGTTAAAGTTTTGGAAATGTTGAGCATAGCTGAGGTACTGAATTAGTTTCTCCAAGGGCCTTGAAGTGTTGGGATCATCAGGCTGGGAACTCCATTCAGATGGCGAGGTAATGCAGAGTGCCTAGACTGGAAGAAACTTTCTGAGGTGAGGCCTATGCTGGGAACTCAATGAAATGAAACAACAAGCCATAAGCAGATGTGGAGGAAGAAACTTTCAGGAAGAGGTGATAAATtaagtgcaaaggtcctgaggcaggaccaaactttacttcttttctctttttggtgaCAGGGACTGAATTCAAGGCCTTAGGCATGCTAAAtgtgtgctgtaccactgagctacatccttagccttaGGTTTCCTCTTATGACAAAGCTGTTCCTGGGGGGTTGAGGTCACGGAGTATAGGGTTAGGGAGAGAATCTGTGGATAAATTGTCCCCAAGTAGGCTGGGAGCAGGGCATCAGAAGGTGGACCACTATGAAACATCTGCTCCGTCTTCATCTGCAGGGCATCTGAGGAGGCATTCGTGAAGGAATCCAAGGAGGAGACTCCAGGCACAGAGTGGGAGAAGGTGGCCCAGCTCTGTGACTTCAACCCCAAGAGCAGCAAGCAGTGCAAAGATGTGTCCCGGCTGCGTTCGGTGCTCATGTCCTTGAAGCAGACGCCGCTGTCCCGCTAGGTGCCTGTCATAAGCATGTTCACAAAGCACGGGCCACACCAGGGCAGAGGAGCAGCAGCTGCTTTGGCCAGGGTGGAAACTTCCTCTGGCAGCTGCCACACACAGCCTATTCCGTTCCTCTCCATCTCCCGGGGCTGAGAAAGGGGACCCTGACCCCTTTGGTCCCTTGCTCTCTCCTGGCCCTATGGTCCAGCCCCTCATGGCTCCTCCTCAGTCCACTCAATTGTGACTGTCCctcttgatgtattttttttttcttgcttaaagGGTGTGTTGTTAACTCTTTTTACACCTATTTATTATCATCCTCATTTCTCTGGAAGCCACAACTGGTGTCAGGGTTCAGTTTATGCTTAGAACTTTTCCAGTTTCATGGCCTTGAAGAAGGTAAagaatacctgaaaagaacaacttaaaggaggaaaggtttattttggctcacagttttagaggttcagtctatATAGGTTTAGCAGGCTCCAAGTGGGAGgagaggtgggggggagggggagagaaagggatcacccaaaaggagggaaagaaggagccGGGGagaatgcccccagtgacctacttccttcatcAAGATGCCACCCCCCAGTAGtctatttagttgtcaatggattaattcactggtgaGGTCAAAGCCTTCATATTCCAAACATTACCTaaaagccctacctctgaaccttgctgtgctggggaccatgctttcaatACATGAgctctttggggaacatttccaatccaaaccataacaccttggAAGCCTAAGAGCTCCCACCTAGAAGTGGAAGCCCTAACCTGTCTGTTGTCTCCATACTAAAGAGGAAAGACAACCTCTCATAGAATGCGTTTGTAACCCTGATCCTTTCACAAACCTGTGAAGTAAGAAGGATTCTGCTGTTTTCACATGTAGATAAAGACACTAAGGCTTCCAGTGGGAAGAAACAGGGAAGACCAACATCCCGTGGTGGCTTTTTCCAAGCCTGGGTAAGAGGCTGGTAAAGGCAGCCTCTGTTGGACACCTTTCCTTGTAGTTGGCTGGGAACTTCTGGATGTGAAGTGCCCATTGCTCTGCCTAATTTATCCCCTCCTCCAGCTGTACCTGCCTATGAATTAGGTATAACAACCAGCGACCACAGGAGTGgttactgagctataaccctaggcctttttatttcttgagacagggtctccctaagttgctaagggtcttgcaaagttgttaaactcctgagtcactgggattacaggcttgtgccactatACCCccgcttttaaaaaaaattgagtattTGCCAACAGTGTTAGTTCCCTAGGGCCACTGTAACAAAGTAGTACAAACTAGGTTACAACAACAGAAATTGTCTCCAGGTTGGGGGTGTACCCTGGCCAAGCATGTAtaatgcactgggttcgatccccagcaccaccaaagaaaaaataaatttgttgtctcatagttctggaggtgagaagtccaaaatcaagtgTCACCAGGGACACCCCCTCTGAACATACTAGGGAAGAATCGGTGCTATGCCTCTCCTAGCTTCTGGTGGCTTCAGGCATTCCTGGGCTTGTAGATGCATGCTCCAGTTTTGCCTTCATTATCATAGGAACATCTTCACATTGTCTGTCCTATGTGTGTCTGTCTTTGTGTCCAAAGTTTCCCTTTTTATAAGGATATCATCTTGGATTAAGGTCCACCCCTAATGACCTCACTTAAACTATTACCTCTATAAAAGTCCCTATTGCcaataaggtcacattctaaTGAACTAGGAGTTAGGACTTCAactatctttttttgtgtgtgtgtgtgtgtgtgtgtgtggtgctggggattgaacccagggctttgtgcatgtgaggcaagcactctactaactgagctatatccccagccctcaactatcttttttttggggtggtggtggggaaacaCCATAATACCAATACTTATAGtggacattctttttttaaagtgctatATTCCTCACCATTCAATAATCCTTTTCTTGCAACTTGAGGCCAAGAGTCATTACAATACACTATTGGCTCTGATTTTTGATCTGCCTCAAAGACCATGGTGAAGACAAGAAATTTACCTGGCACTGATTGTACACTCCTCCACTCAAGAGATCCAGACTGTGTCAGGGCTCTATAAGGTGTGAAGtgtcttcttcatttctttcctcttctatcaGTTTAGAGATGGTACTGAAAAGATGGTCACATATGGGAAGAGTGTAGGTCCCTAACTCAACTCTTGAGAGCTGACCACAGACCAGGAATATTTGTTTGAGGCTTCCTATCCAAAGCTGAGAGAGTACTGATCAGTGAAGCCCCAGGGGTTTTCAGGTGGGAATGGAGTGTAGAGCAGATGCAGAGTGGAGGGCAGAGCTTCCTATCTGACAGGACCATGGCAGGCCTCATCGGCAGACTAAAGTTTGAAAACTGTTGGCTAGATTTGTTTCTTCTTCCAAACAGTATCACTCTAGGCCCATTGAACTAGAAGCTAGAATCTCAAGGAGAGATGACTGGAAATTTCTACACTCCACCCACTCccagctggggattgaacccaggagcactgtaCTACTGAACATCACTCATtccaagctttttaaaaatttgatatagCTTTCCtttaattgcccaggctggcctggaaattGAAATCCTCTTGTCATAGTCAACTGAGCCCCGCACCACTATGCCCATAAAATCTCCCCTTTTAACAAGTGTCCCAGGTGACTGTTAACCAGGAGAGTTTGGGAAAGACCAGACGCCATGATTTTTAAGGGTCACTCCAATATTCAGTCCAATTCCTCCTAAAACCAAAGACCCCAAACTATGGTTTTGGCCATGGGAGTGAGGCTGAGAATGCATTCACTATACCACTGGTGGATTAGAGTTTATTAAGTAGGGAGGAAGGGCAACACCCAAACCACCGAATCTGGGatttctggaaaaaagaaaaaatcttgtcGGCCACTTCCTCCCTAAACAACACAGGGGCCTGAAGCCTGTCGAGGGGACAGGGAATGAGTCTCTTTGTCAGGGCTGGTGGTTGCTCCTGGGGTTTGGAATGATCTTCCGCGGAGCTTTCACGAGCCGGCAGTGGCATCAGGGTCGAGACTTCATAGCCGATGCAGCTAAACCCAACAAGATGGCTGCGACCGTGAAGCCTTGGGCGGCGATCCGGGTTCTCATCATGAGCTGTGAGCGCTGGCTATGGCCGCGATGGAAGCAGTAGAGGCCATAGGTGAGGGCGGCCGCCGTGCCCAGGcagcctggggaggggacagaacTAGGGGAGCAGAGAGTAGGGCACCAGAGGTCCCTTCCCCAAGGACGAGACCACTAAACAacagcagggagagaggaaggggttgGCCGAGGCGGGGTCTTCCTCGAGAGTCCCAGAGTCCGTCCCATCCCGGCCCCGCCAAACTTGCACTGCTCGGGTTCCAGTTTTACCCTCACTGCCCCGCCCCTTCTCCCACGTCTCCGGTTCGATCTCATTCGGTGCCTCCTGGAGTTCCCGGTCCTCCCCAGTTTCATTCCCCCCGACATCACTGTCCTCTTGGTTTACAGTTCCTACAGTACTCACTTACCTATGGGTACCATTGGGTTTTCTCGAGTCTTGCGAAGAAACTTTTCCTTGAAGCCTTCCGGATTGCTGTAAATACTGGGGCTGAAGCCCTCAATGACTGGGGGCTTAGATGGTTCAAAGGGTGTCTCGGGAGTCACAGGACTGGGAGTTGCCATGTCTGGGGCAACAGAGGTAAGGAGATACTCCGGACGTTGGACTCCGCCTCCTGATGAGGTCATGAAAGGGGCGGGGAAAACGAACATATTCATGTAGTACGCAGGGGCAAGAACCAGTTGCATTCTGGGAGTCGTAGTAATCGATGCGGAAGCGCTAAGggaaagactacatttcccaaaAAAGCCTGAAAAGCCCGGCGCTCCCCCGCCGGAAGGAGTCTGTTAACACGAGGTTGTAAGTGCGAGGCTTCAGGGGTGAGCTGCTGGTGAGGCGGTCAGCGCAATGCCCAAGGCTAAGGGCAAAACTCGGAGGCAGAAGTTCGGCTATAATGTCAACCGAAAGCGTCTGAATCGGAATGCTCGACGGAAGGCAGCGCCACGGATCGAGTGGTGAGGTGCTCGGGGTTTGGGGAGCAGGGGGACACTGGCAAGGATCGCCCGCGAGGTGATAGAACCGCGAACTCTCTTTTTGCCGGTAGCTCCCACATCCGACATGCCTGGGACCACGCCAAATCCGTGCGGCAGAACCTGGCGGAGATGGGGTTGGCCATGGATCCCAACAAGGCGGTTCCCCTCCGTAAGAAAAAGGTATTGACAAGGCAGCATCCCGGgccttgtttccttttctttttctccttccttcctcctctcctttccttgcTCCCTTTACTCagttttttatctcttttttccttcttccttcttcctctgccttGCTGGGATTCAGAATTTGATGCTCCCTCACGCTTTTCTCCACTTGCCCACAGTTCACTTGGTTATCCTGTACTGACTGTTGTCGAGGGTCCCTTCACCACCTCTCACACACCTCCTCAGCACACGTTTGGACCTGATTTGGAGTTTATTCTTTCTTCCTGCACTCAATATTTTTCCTTGGAAATTAACCTATTTGGGTCCCTTGGCATCTCGAAGGTTATTTTACAGAAttaatgtttttctgttcttgacTTTCCTAATAAGGACGCCCCGGAGTTTGAGACTTTATTATTTCCTACACCTTTCCCTAGTCATCCTTGGCCTGAGGTTTCGCTAAGACTAGTTTCTCCTCTGTAAGTCTTTTTCTGGACCATGCCTTCAAACTTTCAAAAATAGCACCCTTCTTCACCCAGCATCTCTTCccccctttattttaatttatagcacttgaggggctggggatgtggctcaagcggtagcgcgctcgcctggcatgcgtgcggcccgggttcgatcctcagcagcagcaccacataccaacaaagatgttgtgtccgccaagaactaagaaaaaataaataaatgttaaaattctttctctctctctctctgtccccctctctcactctctctttaaaaaaaaaaaaaataaaaaataaaaaaaaatttatagcactTGTAAATATATCATAGTATATGCTTATTAACTTATTTGCTTCTCTGTTTATTGTCTGTGTATCTTCCTCCTAACATAATTTCCTTGGTAACAGAATCTCTTGTGTTTTTCTCTGGTGTGCTTAGGATGTCACTTGATAACCTAAGGAATGGGCTTGCTGAATGAATTTGTCCCATGTCTTTAGGCAAAtttctctttaattcttttttttttttttaaagagagagtgagagacagagagagagagagagagagagaatattttaattcttcatgCCAGAGGAAAATGACACTTCTGCTTCTTGAACAGTTATGAAGTTATAGCTAAGCACTGTCAGGTAGACGCTCCTCCtcccattttaaattataaagtacTTTCCCTTGCGTTGTTTCAGCTCAGTTGTCATACAACCAAATGAGGAAGGCAAGGAGTACTATACTCATTTTTATAAACAGTCATGTACATAGGCCTTTATGTGATTCTTTGGGAACTGTGGATTTTGGTTCTAGAAATCTTCAGGGCACTGGTTCTTGTTATCTAGTTCTGTTTAGTCTTGGGCATGGATTCTTAGGGATGATATAGTTGTGTTCAGGTGGCAGCATC harbors:
- the Cltb gene encoding clathrin light chain B isoform X1: MADDFGFFSSSESGAPEATEEDPAAAFLAQQESEIAGIENDEGFGAPAGSQVASAQPGPASGAGSEDMGTTVNGDVFQEANGPADGYAAIAQVDRLTQEPESIRKWREEQKKRLQELDAASKVTEQEWREKAKRDLEEWNQRQSEQVEKNKINNRASEEAFVKESKEETPGTEWEKVAQLCDFNPKSSKQCKDVSRLRSVLMSLKQTPLSR
- the Nop16 gene encoding nucleolar protein 16 isoform X2; this translates as MPKAKGKTRRQKFGYNVNRKRLNRNARRKAAPRIECSHIRHAWDHAKSVRQNLAEMGLAMDPNKAVPLRKKKVKAMGMDIDVEERPKELVRKPYVLNDLEAEASLPEKKGNTLSRDLIDYVRYMVENHGEDYKRTQLLCMWF
- the Cltb gene encoding clathrin light chain B isoform X2, with amino-acid sequence MADDFGFFSSSESGAPEATEEDPAAAFLAQQESEIAGIENDEGFGAPAGSQVASAQPGPASGAGSEDMGTTVNGDVFQEANGPADGYAAIAQVDRLTQEPESIRKWREEQKKRLQELDAASKVTEQEWREKAKRDLEEWNQRQSEQVEKNKINNRIADKAFYQQPDADIIGYVASEEAFVKESKEETPGTEWEKVAQLCDFNPKSSKQCKDVSRLRSVLMSLKQTPLSR
- the Higd2a gene encoding HIG1 domain family member 2A, mitochondrial, coding for MTSSGGGVQRPEYLLTSVAPDMATPSPVTPETPFEPSKPPVIEGFSPSIYSNPEGFKEKFLRKTRENPMVPIGCLGTAAALTYGLYCFHRGHSQRSQLMMRTRIAAQGFTVAAILLGLAASAMKSRP